Proteins from one Sabethes cyaneus chromosome 2, idSabCyanKW18_F2, whole genome shotgun sequence genomic window:
- the LOC128734330 gene encoding beta-1,3-glucan-binding protein gives MKKYSSLPVLCALICFGEAQIYTVPEVEFEYLKPMGFKASIPDVPGVRLFAFHARLNKPFQQFEQGDMYEDVTEPIGDRWVFQTTKVSLMEGQQIYYWLYVQYEDEGYVVSNQKHTIKKNPKTTTTMKTTTTTTTTTTTTVKPKATKATTTVKTATKKTSPCESTTTTVNGATTCAGKLIFEDTFQSLDLKKWHREVRIPLDTESAEFVSYQDSAANSYVADGQLVIVPTVLNAQPGFNDERIRTGELILSGCKSPTNNEYECRRKAALFTILPPVVSAKLNTRDSFRFRYGRVEIRAKLPKGDWIFPQLLLQPWENYYGYADLASGLMLVAHILSNEQLTTREGVQIDGHRLRGGVIVTNEQKMRETFMKANFLDEHFSDDFHVYTLTWRPESIALSVDGFQYATLRTDFRDYGVTNNLAQAKLWNVNNTMSPFDREFYISLGVGVGGIRDFPDYSKSGPFSTPKPWNNTSPKAEYFFYQNRNSWHQTWTEPELKVDYVRVYAL, from the exons ATGAAGAAATACAGTTCATTGCCTGTGCTTTGTGCTTTAATTTGTTTTGGAGAAGCACAAATCTATACGGTTCCCGAAGTTGAATTCGAATATTTAAAACCCATGGGTTTTAAAGCCAGTATACCAG ATGTTCCCGGTGTGCGGTTATTTGCATTTCACGCCCGTCTCAACAAACCATTCCAACAGTTTGAGCAAGGGGATATGTATGAAGATGTTACCGAGCCAATCGGTGATCGCTGGGTATTTCAAACCACTAAAGTTAGTTTGATGGAAGGACAACAAATCTACTATTGGTTATACGTCCAGTACGAAGATGAAGGATACGTTGTATCAAATCAAAAACATACTATAAAAAAGAATCCTAAAACAACGACAACTATGAAAACCACtaccacaacaacaacaactactactactactgtaaAACCTAAAGCAACTAAGGCTACAACAACGGTTAAGACGGCAACAAAAAAAACTAGTCCATGTGAATCGACGACGACCACGGTGAATGGAGCAACTACCTGCGCCGGTAAATTGATATTTGAAGATACCTTCCAGAGTCTGGATCTGAAGAAATGGCACAGAGAAGTGCGTATCCCACTGGACACCGAG TCCGCGGAGTTCGTATCCTATCAAGATTCGGCGGCGAACAGCTATGTCGCCGATGGTCAGCTCGTAATCGTTCCCACCGTGCTCAACGCGCAACCGGGGTTCAACGATGAACGCATTCGCACCGGCGAGTTAATCCTATCAGG ctGCAAATCACCTACCAACAATGAGTACGAATGCCGTCGGAAGGCAGCTCTCTTCACCATCCTACCACCGGTTGTGTCAGCCAAGCTGAACACCAGGGACAGCTTCCGCTTTCGGTACGGCCGAGTGGAGATACGGGCCAAGCTGCCCAAAGGCGACTGGATTTTTCCAC AATTGCTACTCCAGCCGTGGGAAAACTACTACGGCTACGCCGATCTAGCTTCCGGTTTAATGCTGGTAGCGCACATACTGTCCAACGAGCAGCTTACAACGCGTGAAGGTGTCCAAATCGACGGACACCGCCTGCGGGGTGGTGTTATTGTTACTAATGAGCAAAAAATGCGTGAAACCTTTATGAAGGCAAATTTTCTGGATGAACATTTTAGCGATGATTTTCACGTGTACACATTAACCTGGAGACCGGAGAGTATAGCACTGTCCGTCGACGGATTTCAGTATGCAACGTTAAGAACCGACTTTAGGGATTACGGTGTAACCAACAATTTAGCCCAGGCTAAATTGTGGAATGTAAATAACACGATGTCTCCCTTTGATCGAGAG TTTTACATTTCCCTTGGAGTGGGTGTTGGAGGAATTAGAGATTTTCCCGATTACAGTAAAAGTGGACCTTTCAGCACACCGAAGCCGTGGAATAATACTAGCCCGAAGGCGGAATACTTTTTCTACCAAAATCGAAACTCTTGGCACCAAACGTGGACCGAACCAGAATTGAAAGTGGATTACGTTCGAGTGTATGCTTTgtag